In Janibacter sp. CX7, a single genomic region encodes these proteins:
- a CDS encoding 4-(cytidine 5'-diphospho)-2-C-methyl-D-erythritol kinase produces MTSVLESPAPVTVRAPAKVNLELFVGPLRDDGYHALSTVYQAVGLHDEVTASLADDWGCSVRGRDADKVPTDESNLALRAALALSEHTGGQEPVHLSIHKEIPVAGGMAGGSADAAAALVACDALWGTALAREELEEIAAGIGSDVPFLLHGGTAVGSGRGEVVTAVLAKGTYHWVFVPSAASGLSTPMVYSAFDQRTAGSALDDPTPSAALMSALRAGDPSALAPVLDNDLQADAIALQPAIGEVVEAAMGFGALAAIVSGSGPTVAILAESAEGAIDLAVALTASGVAGDVLRATGPVHGAQVLPTARTT; encoded by the coding sequence ATGACCTCCGTCCTCGAGTCGCCCGCGCCCGTCACCGTGCGCGCCCCGGCGAAGGTCAACCTGGAGCTCTTCGTCGGGCCGCTGCGCGACGACGGCTACCACGCCCTCTCGACCGTCTACCAGGCCGTCGGCCTGCACGACGAGGTCACCGCCTCGCTCGCCGACGACTGGGGCTGCTCGGTCCGGGGTCGCGACGCCGACAAGGTGCCGACCGACGAGTCCAACCTCGCGCTGCGCGCTGCGCTGGCGCTGTCGGAGCACACGGGCGGTCAGGAGCCGGTGCACCTGTCGATCCACAAGGAGATCCCCGTCGCCGGCGGGATGGCCGGTGGCTCGGCCGACGCCGCCGCGGCCCTCGTCGCCTGCGATGCGCTGTGGGGCACCGCACTGGCGCGCGAGGAGCTCGAGGAGATCGCGGCCGGCATCGGCAGCGACGTGCCCTTTCTCCTCCACGGGGGCACCGCCGTGGGCTCCGGCCGCGGCGAGGTGGTCACGGCCGTGCTGGCGAAGGGGACGTACCACTGGGTCTTCGTGCCCTCCGCCGCGAGCGGCCTGTCGACGCCGATGGTCTACTCGGCCTTCGACCAGCGCACCGCGGGCTCCGCCCTTGACGACCCGACCCCGAGCGCCGCGCTGATGAGCGCGCTGCGGGCCGGTGACCCGAGTGCCCTCGCGCCCGTGCTCGACAACGACCTGCAGGCCGACGCGATCGCGCTGCAGCCGGCGATCGGCGAGGTCGTCGAGGCCGCGATGGGCTTCGGCGCGCTCGCGGCCATCGTCTCCGGCTCGGGCCCGACGGTCGCGATCCTCGCCGAGTCGGCGGAGGGTGCCATCGACCTCGCCGTCGCCCTGACGGCCTCCGGCGTCGCCGGTGACGTGCTGCGGGCCACCGGGCCCGTCCACGGCGCCCAGGTCCTGCCCACGGCGCGAACGACCTGA
- a CDS encoding resuscitation-promoting factor: MSSPAIRRITQAGVVGALALGVSGVVVMDKSVALSVDGEKSTVHAFGGTVGDVLEKQGVELGPHDVVTPSAESPVDDGQTIVVRYGRKLTVTVDGKEREYWTTASTVGEALQQLGIRNGDGAILSASRSQTIGRKGLDLRVSTPKQVKLLVGGKRSTATVTATTVEDALTQAEVRYDGNDLIKPGAKSRVTDGMTIRLDRVNRTGDTRTEVIPYETVVKKDSSLYEGQTKLQQEGRAGSRTITYRVSKKNGEVVYSRQTMVKVTAEPVDRIVLQGTKARPAPKPAPKPKATSTPKPTPTATSTPKPSTPSPEPTSTPSKTASTSGLDLSRADMWDRIAQCESTGNWSINTGNGYYGGLQFDLQTWLGAGGGDFASRPDLASREQQITVANRVYADRGLQPWGCAHAA, from the coding sequence GTGAGTTCACCTGCGATCCGCCGCATCACCCAGGCCGGCGTCGTCGGCGCCTTGGCCCTCGGCGTGTCTGGCGTCGTCGTCATGGACAAGTCCGTCGCCCTGTCGGTCGACGGCGAGAAGTCCACCGTCCACGCCTTCGGCGGCACCGTCGGTGACGTCCTGGAGAAGCAGGGCGTCGAGCTCGGCCCCCACGACGTCGTCACGCCGTCGGCCGAGAGCCCCGTGGACGACGGCCAGACCATCGTGGTGCGCTACGGCCGCAAGCTGACCGTCACGGTCGACGGCAAGGAGCGCGAGTACTGGACGACGGCCTCCACCGTCGGCGAGGCGCTCCAGCAGCTCGGGATCCGCAACGGCGACGGCGCCATCCTCAGCGCCTCGCGCAGCCAGACCATCGGCCGCAAGGGCCTCGACCTGCGCGTGAGCACCCCGAAGCAGGTCAAGCTCCTCGTCGGTGGCAAGCGCTCGACCGCGACCGTCACCGCGACGACCGTCGAGGACGCCCTGACCCAGGCCGAGGTCCGCTACGACGGCAACGACCTCATCAAGCCCGGCGCGAAGTCCCGCGTCACCGACGGCATGACGATCCGCCTCGACCGGGTCAACCGCACCGGCGACACCCGGACCGAGGTCATCCCCTACGAGACCGTGGTCAAGAAGGACAGCTCGCTCTACGAGGGGCAGACCAAGCTCCAGCAGGAGGGCCGTGCCGGCTCCCGCACGATCACCTACCGGGTGTCGAAGAAGAACGGCGAGGTCGTCTACTCGCGCCAGACGATGGTCAAGGTCACGGCTGAGCCCGTCGACCGCATCGTCCTGCAGGGCACCAAGGCCCGCCCGGCCCCCAAGCCGGCGCCGAAGCCCAAGGCGACCTCCACGCCGAAGCCGACGCCGACCGCGACGTCCACGCCGAAGCCCTCGACCCCGAGCCCCGAGCCGACGTCGACCCCGTCGAAGACCGCGAGCACCTCGGGTCTCGACCTCTCCCGCGCCGACATGTGGGACCGCATCGCCCAGTGCGAGTCGACCGGCAACTGGTCGATCAACACCGGCAACGGCTACTACGGCGGCCTGCAGTTCGACCTGCAGACCTGGCTCGGCGCCGGCGGCGGCGACTTCGCCTCCCGCCCCGACCTCGCCTCCCGCGAGCAGCAGATCACCGTGGCCAACCGCGTCTACGCCGACCGTGGCCTGCAGCCCTGGGGCTGCGCCCACGCGGCCTGA
- the metG gene encoding methionine--tRNA ligase: MKVLSAVAWPYANGPRHLGHVAGFGVPSDVFSRYMRMAGHDVLMVSGSDEHGTPILVLADKQGTTARELVDAHHATIAHELADLGCSYDLYTRTTARNHYQVVQDLFEQCRANGYFIEQTQQVALDARTGRTLPDRYIEGTCPICGYEDARGDQCDNCGNQLEPSDLKDPRSKIDGSTPQFGETEHFFLDLPALADALREYLEGREATGTWRPNVIRFSLNILDDIRPRAMTRDIDWGIPLPGELATKYPTKRFYVWFDAVIGYLSASIEWARRQGEPERWREWWNDPEALSYYFMGKDNITFHSQIWPAELLAYSGKGAKGGEPGPMGELNLPTEVVSSEFLTMESRQFSSSRGHVIGVRHVLEAYGPDPLRYFICAAGPENQDADFTWPDFVQRNNSELVAGWGNLVNRTASMVAKNFGEIPQPGELEEVDRAVLARVAGAFAEVGGLLERHRQKAALGEVMRVVGDVNKYVTDTEPFRLKGEDQRERLATVLHTLTQCVSDCNLLLAPFLPHAANRVDAVLGGDGQLVPMPHVEDVEDLDGGPGYPVITGDYSGFPRWEPTPVTVGTPIAKPSPVFVKLDPEEVVATERAAMSGEG, from the coding sequence ATGAAGGTTCTCTCCGCCGTCGCCTGGCCCTACGCCAACGGTCCCCGCCACCTCGGCCACGTCGCCGGCTTCGGGGTCCCCTCTGACGTCTTCAGCCGGTACATGCGCATGGCGGGGCACGACGTGCTCATGGTGAGCGGCTCCGACGAGCACGGCACGCCGATCCTCGTGCTCGCCGACAAGCAGGGCACGACCGCCCGCGAGCTCGTCGACGCGCACCACGCGACGATCGCCCACGAGCTCGCCGACCTCGGCTGCTCCTACGACCTCTACACGCGCACGACCGCGCGCAACCACTACCAGGTCGTCCAGGACCTCTTCGAGCAGTGCCGGGCCAACGGCTACTTCATCGAGCAGACCCAGCAGGTCGCGCTCGACGCCCGCACCGGCCGCACGCTGCCCGACCGCTACATCGAGGGCACCTGCCCGATCTGCGGTTACGAGGACGCCCGCGGCGACCAGTGCGACAACTGCGGCAACCAGCTCGAGCCGAGCGACCTCAAGGACCCCCGGAGCAAGATCGACGGGTCGACGCCGCAGTTCGGCGAGACGGAGCACTTCTTCCTCGACCTGCCGGCGCTCGCCGACGCGCTGCGCGAGTACCTCGAGGGTCGTGAGGCGACCGGCACGTGGCGGCCCAATGTCATCCGCTTCAGCCTCAACATCCTCGACGACATCCGGCCGCGCGCGATGACCCGTGACATCGACTGGGGCATCCCGCTGCCGGGCGAGCTGGCGACGAAGTACCCGACGAAGCGCTTCTACGTGTGGTTCGACGCCGTCATCGGCTACCTGTCGGCGTCGATCGAGTGGGCGCGCCGCCAGGGCGAGCCGGAGCGCTGGCGCGAGTGGTGGAACGACCCGGAGGCGCTGTCCTACTACTTCATGGGCAAGGACAACATCACCTTCCACAGCCAGATCTGGCCCGCGGAGCTGCTCGCGTACTCCGGCAAGGGCGCGAAGGGGGGCGAGCCCGGCCCGATGGGTGAGCTCAACCTCCCGACCGAGGTCGTCTCGAGCGAGTTCCTCACGATGGAGAGCCGGCAGTTCTCCTCCAGCCGCGGCCACGTCATCGGCGTGCGGCACGTCCTCGAGGCATACGGTCCCGACCCGCTGCGCTACTTCATCTGCGCCGCGGGCCCGGAGAACCAGGATGCCGACTTCACCTGGCCGGACTTCGTCCAGCGCAACAACTCCGAGCTCGTCGCCGGTTGGGGCAACCTCGTCAACCGCACTGCCTCGATGGTCGCCAAGAACTTCGGCGAGATCCCGCAGCCGGGCGAGCTCGAGGAGGTCGACCGGGCGGTGCTCGCGCGGGTCGCCGGGGCCTTCGCCGAGGTCGGCGGGCTGCTCGAGCGGCACCGGCAGAAGGCCGCGCTCGGCGAGGTCATGCGGGTCGTCGGCGATGTCAACAAGTACGTCACCGACACCGAGCCCTTCCGGCTCAAGGGCGAGGACCAGCGTGAGCGGCTGGCGACGGTGCTGCACACGCTCACCCAGTGCGTCAGCGACTGCAACCTGCTCCTCGCGCCCTTCCTCCCGCACGCGGCCAACCGGGTCGACGCGGTCCTCGGTGGCGACGGGCAGCTCGTCCCCATGCCGCACGTCGAGGACGTCGAGGACCTCGACGGTGGCCCCGGCTACCCCGTCATCACCGGCGACTACTCGGGCTTCCCGCGCTGGGAGCCCACGCCGGTGACGGTCGGCACGCCGATCGCCAAGCCGAGCCCGGTCTTCGTCAAGCTCGACCCCGAGGAGGTCGTCGCCACGGAGCGTGCGGCCATGTCGGGGGAGGGCTGA
- a CDS encoding ABC-F family ATP-binding cassette domain-containing protein, whose product MATPLLGAESLHLEYPTRVVFDSVSLGIEEGDRIGLVGRNGDGKSSLLGMLAGTIEPQSGRITRRGGVRFGVLDQTDDLDPAATVGHSIVGDRPEHEWAGDARVRDVIGGLVADVPWDALVGELSGGQRRRVALAALLVGEWDLIALDEPTNHLDVEGIAWLAQHLSGRWPKGTGGLLVITHDRWFLDEVCTETWEVHDGIVEPFEGGYAAYVLQRVERDRIAAATEQKRQNLMRKELAWLRRGAPARTSKPKFRIDAANQLIEDVPPVRNPIELQRMAVARLGKDVIDLEDAGVAFGDRVVLRNITWRIAPGERTGILGANGAGKSTLLGLVAGTIAPTSGRVKRGKTVKFGFLDQQFSQLATIGGDRVREVLARTKTTFTIEGRDHTPAQLLERLGFAREHLSARVDDLSGGQKRRLQLLLLLLDEPNVIALDEPTNDVDSDMLAAMEDLLDSWPGTLIVISHDRYLLERVTDQQYAIIDGRLRHVPGGVDEYLRLRAAQAGTTGARDAVAQATATAAKEAEGPPSSSAEPTVDPATQREARKAMARIEKQLAKLAAREDKLHHEMAESVHDHTRLAELNSTLGELAEEKEMLELEWLECAELVG is encoded by the coding sequence ATGGCCACACCCCTGCTGGGAGCGGAGTCGCTCCACCTCGAGTACCCCACGCGCGTCGTCTTCGACTCGGTCAGCCTCGGCATCGAGGAGGGCGACCGGATCGGCCTCGTCGGGCGCAACGGCGACGGCAAGTCGAGCCTGCTCGGCATGCTCGCCGGCACCATCGAGCCGCAGTCCGGCCGGATCACCCGCCGCGGCGGGGTGCGCTTCGGCGTCCTCGACCAGACCGACGACCTCGACCCGGCCGCGACCGTCGGCCACAGCATCGTCGGCGACCGGCCCGAGCACGAGTGGGCCGGCGACGCGCGCGTGCGCGACGTCATCGGCGGCCTCGTCGCCGACGTGCCGTGGGACGCGCTCGTCGGTGAGCTCTCCGGCGGTCAGCGCCGCCGGGTGGCGCTCGCCGCGCTCCTCGTCGGGGAGTGGGATCTCATCGCGCTCGACGAGCCGACCAACCACCTCGACGTCGAGGGCATCGCCTGGCTCGCGCAGCACCTCTCTGGACGCTGGCCGAAGGGGACGGGCGGCCTGCTCGTCATCACCCACGACCGGTGGTTCCTCGACGAGGTGTGCACCGAGACCTGGGAGGTGCACGACGGCATCGTCGAGCCCTTCGAGGGCGGCTACGCGGCCTACGTCCTGCAGCGGGTCGAGCGCGACCGCATCGCCGCCGCGACCGAGCAGAAGCGGCAGAACCTCATGCGCAAGGAGCTCGCCTGGCTGCGCCGGGGCGCGCCCGCCCGCACCTCGAAGCCGAAGTTCCGCATCGACGCGGCCAACCAGCTCATCGAGGACGTGCCGCCGGTGCGCAACCCGATCGAGCTGCAGCGGATGGCCGTCGCGCGCCTGGGCAAGGACGTCATCGACCTCGAGGACGCCGGCGTGGCCTTCGGCGACCGGGTCGTCCTGCGCAACATCACCTGGCGGATCGCGCCCGGCGAGCGCACCGGCATCCTCGGCGCGAACGGCGCCGGCAAGTCGACCCTCCTCGGGCTCGTCGCCGGCACGATCGCGCCGACGAGCGGGCGGGTCAAGCGCGGCAAGACGGTGAAGTTCGGCTTTCTCGACCAGCAGTTCTCCCAGCTGGCGACGATCGGCGGTGACCGGGTGCGCGAGGTGCTCGCCCGGACGAAGACGACCTTCACGATCGAGGGCCGCGACCACACGCCTGCGCAGCTGCTCGAGCGGTTGGGCTTCGCGCGCGAGCACCTGTCGGCGCGCGTCGACGACCTCTCCGGCGGGCAGAAGCGGCGCCTGCAGCTGCTGCTCCTGCTGCTCGACGAGCCCAATGTCATCGCCCTCGACGAGCCGACCAACGACGTCGACTCCGACATGCTCGCGGCGATGGAGGACCTGCTCGACTCGTGGCCGGGCACGCTCATCGTCATCTCCCACGACCGCTACCTGCTCGAGCGGGTCACCGACCAGCAGTACGCGATCATCGACGGCCGGCTGCGGCACGTGCCCGGCGGCGTCGACGAGTACCTGCGGCTACGCGCCGCGCAGGCCGGCACCACGGGTGCCCGTGACGCGGTGGCCCAGGCCACGGCGACCGCGGCGAAGGAGGCAGAGGGTCCCCCTTCGTCATCGGCGGAGCCGACCGTGGACCCGGCGACGCAGCGTGAGGCGCGCAAGGCGATGGCCCGGATCGAGAAGCAGCTGGCCAAGCTCGCGGCCCGTGAGGACAAGCTGCACCACGAGATGGCCGAGTCGGTGCACGACCACACCCGGCTGGCGGAGCTCAACTCCACGCTCGGGGAGCTCGCGGAGGAGAAGGAGATGCTCGAGCTCGAGTGGCTCGAGTGCGCCGAGCTCGTCGGCTGA
- a CDS encoding TetR/AcrR family transcriptional regulator: protein MSVNATTELSPRMQLILESATRVVAAGGMRGLTHRAVDAEAGLPQGSTSGYLRTRMALVTALTEFIAAGLIDSVEELSRQQQAGEDDATLIDHALDLFASWLREPEAWMAKAELTQEASRQPEIAAAMAPARDRVDGIVRQILTLAEVRDVETSAQAVIAAMEGVLTAALTRPVDQREPFVREVGRRIIEAFLPA, encoded by the coding sequence ATGAGCGTCAACGCCACGACGGAGCTCTCGCCCCGCATGCAGCTGATCCTCGAGTCGGCGACGCGAGTCGTCGCGGCCGGAGGGATGCGGGGGCTGACCCACCGGGCGGTCGACGCGGAGGCCGGTCTGCCGCAGGGGAGCACGTCGGGCTACCTGCGCACCCGGATGGCCCTGGTCACCGCTCTCACGGAGTTCATCGCAGCGGGCCTCATCGACAGCGTCGAGGAGCTGAGCCGCCAGCAGCAGGCGGGGGAGGACGACGCGACGCTCATCGACCACGCGCTCGACCTCTTCGCGTCGTGGCTGCGCGAGCCGGAGGCCTGGATGGCCAAGGCGGAACTGACCCAGGAGGCCTCGCGCCAGCCGGAGATCGCGGCCGCCATGGCGCCCGCGCGCGACCGGGTCGACGGGATCGTCCGTCAGATCCTCACCCTCGCCGAGGTCCGTGACGTCGAGACGTCCGCCCAGGCGGTCATCGCCGCGATGGAGGGCGTGCTCACGGCGGCGCTCACCCGACCGGTGGACCAGCGTGAGCCCTTTGTCCGCGAGGTCGGCCGGCGGATCATCGAGGCCTTCCTGCCGGCCTGA
- a CDS encoding DUF4126 domain-containing protein translates to MIAALTGMGLSAAAGLNAYIPFLVVALLARFTDVFTLPVGFEWMESWWAIGIGAVLLLAEVTLDKVPAIDSINDAVQSFIRPGMGGLMGAATAGASSLDESTWMQEHAWVGVVLGIVVAGLVHSGKAAARPVINAGTAGIGAPVVSTAEDGASFGIALVAIFVPVLVILVLIALAAMLIWVLTAWRRLRRRRQARPAT, encoded by the coding sequence ATGATCGCCGCACTCACGGGGATGGGCCTGAGCGCCGCCGCCGGGCTCAACGCCTACATCCCCTTCCTCGTCGTCGCCCTCCTCGCGCGCTTCACCGACGTCTTCACCCTTCCGGTGGGCTTCGAGTGGATGGAGTCGTGGTGGGCCATCGGCATCGGCGCCGTCCTGCTGCTCGCCGAGGTCACCCTCGACAAGGTGCCGGCGATCGACAGCATCAACGACGCGGTCCAGAGCTTCATCCGCCCCGGCATGGGCGGGCTCATGGGCGCGGCCACAGCGGGCGCGAGCAGTCTCGACGAGTCGACGTGGATGCAGGAGCACGCGTGGGTCGGGGTCGTCCTGGGCATCGTCGTCGCCGGTCTCGTCCACTCCGGCAAAGCCGCGGCCCGGCCGGTGATCAACGCCGGCACCGCCGGCATCGGCGCCCCGGTCGTCTCGACCGCGGAGGACGGGGCATCCTTCGGCATCGCGCTCGTCGCGATCTTCGTGCCGGTGCTCGTGATCCTCGTGCTCATCGCCCTGGCGGCGATGCTCATCTGGGTCCTCACCGCGTGGCGACGCCTGCGCCGCCGCCGGCAGGCGCGTCCGGCCACCTGA
- the rsmA gene encoding 16S rRNA (adenine(1518)-N(6)/adenine(1519)-N(6))-dimethyltransferase RsmA has product MTSEHPTPHPEGGAAGLLGAARIRELAERHGVRPTKQWGQNFVVDANTVRRIVRAGEVTAQDHVVEIGPGLGSLTLALLEAAGRVTAVEVDPVLAAALPGTVAEEAPGAVERLEVVHADAMTVTDLPGPPPTALVANLPYNISVPVVLHFLETFPTIERVLVMVQLEVAERLAAGPGSKTYGVPSVKAAWWTDVALAGRVSRSIFWPVPNVDSGLVRLVRRDPPTTAATREQVFAVVDAAFAQRRKTLRASLRSIAGSGEVAEAALLAAGVDPRTRGEQLDVLAFARITEELMARVTP; this is encoded by the coding sequence ATGACGAGCGAGCACCCCACACCGCACCCCGAGGGCGGCGCAGCCGGCCTGCTCGGGGCCGCCCGCATCCGCGAGCTCGCCGAGCGTCACGGCGTGCGACCGACGAAGCAGTGGGGTCAGAACTTCGTCGTCGACGCCAACACCGTGCGCCGCATCGTGCGCGCCGGCGAGGTCACCGCGCAGGACCACGTCGTCGAGATCGGGCCCGGCCTGGGATCGCTCACCCTCGCCCTGCTCGAGGCCGCCGGGCGGGTCACGGCCGTCGAGGTCGACCCGGTGCTCGCCGCCGCCCTGCCCGGGACCGTCGCCGAGGAGGCGCCGGGTGCCGTGGAGCGCCTCGAGGTGGTCCACGCCGACGCCATGACGGTCACCGACCTGCCGGGGCCGCCCCCGACCGCGCTCGTGGCCAACCTGCCCTACAACATCTCGGTGCCGGTCGTCCTGCACTTCCTCGAGACCTTCCCGACCATCGAGCGGGTGCTCGTCATGGTCCAGCTCGAGGTCGCCGAGCGCCTCGCCGCGGGCCCGGGCAGCAAGACCTATGGCGTGCCGAGCGTCAAGGCCGCCTGGTGGACGGACGTCGCGCTCGCCGGCCGCGTCTCCCGCTCGATCTTCTGGCCGGTGCCCAATGTCGACTCCGGTCTCGTGCGTCTCGTGCGCCGCGACCCGCCGACGACGGCCGCGACCCGCGAGCAGGTCTTCGCCGTCGTCGATGCCGCCTTCGCCCAGCGACGCAAGACGCTGCGGGCCTCCCTTCGCTCCATCGCGGGGTCGGGCGAGGTGGCCGAGGCGGCTCTCCTGGCCGCCGGTGTCGACCCGCGCACCCGCGGCGAGCAGCTCGACGTCCTCGCCTTCGCGCGGATCACCGAGGAACTCATGGCTAGGGTGACGCCATGA
- a CDS encoding TatD family hydrolase gives MADREGVAPHPDPLPVAVVDNHTHLDIRRRDVADAIAPEGGEQRSTDDVAAALASAASVGVDRVVQVGCDLESARFTVDQVDRHPSMLGAVALHPNEIPALAEAGELQSAWDEIERLAAHPRVRAIGESGLDYFRTGPEGHAVQQESFRWHIDLAKRTGKALQIHDRDSHDDVLRILAEEGAPETTVLHCFSGDLAMARECVERGYLLSFAGTLTFKSAGGLREALAHTPIEQVLAETDAPYLTPTPERGRANAPYLLPHTVRVMARTLGVDVPTMCAAISANSERVYGPWA, from the coding sequence ATGGCGGATCGCGAGGGCGTCGCGCCGCACCCGGACCCGCTGCCGGTCGCGGTCGTCGACAACCACACGCACCTCGACATCCGTCGTCGTGACGTCGCCGATGCCATCGCTCCCGAAGGGGGCGAGCAGCGGTCCACGGACGACGTCGCCGCGGCCCTGGCGAGCGCTGCTTCCGTGGGCGTGGACCGGGTGGTGCAGGTCGGCTGCGACCTCGAGAGCGCCCGCTTCACCGTCGACCAGGTCGACCGGCACCCGTCGATGCTCGGCGCAGTTGCCTTGCACCCCAACGAGATTCCCGCGCTGGCGGAAGCTGGAGAGCTCCAGTCCGCGTGGGACGAGATCGAGCGTCTGGCCGCGCACCCGCGGGTGCGGGCGATCGGCGAGAGCGGTCTGGACTACTTCCGCACCGGCCCCGAGGGGCACGCGGTGCAGCAGGAGTCCTTCCGCTGGCACATCGACCTGGCCAAACGCACCGGCAAGGCGCTGCAGATCCACGACCGCGACAGCCACGACGACGTGCTGCGCATCCTCGCCGAGGAGGGCGCGCCGGAGACGACGGTGCTGCACTGCTTCAGCGGGGACCTCGCGATGGCGCGCGAGTGCGTCGAGCGCGGCTACCTGCTCTCCTTCGCCGGGACGCTCACCTTCAAGAGCGCCGGCGGGCTGCGCGAAGCGCTGGCCCACACGCCGATCGAGCAGGTGCTCGCCGAGACGGACGCGCCCTACCTGACCCCGACGCCCGAGCGTGGGCGGGCCAATGCCCCCTATCTGCTGCCGCACACGGTGCGCGTCATGGCCCGCACGCTGGGCGTCGACGTGCCGACGATGTGCGCCGCGATCTCGGCCAACAGCGAGCGCGTCTACGGCCCCTGGGCGTGA